In Apus apus isolate bApuApu2 chromosome 5, bApuApu2.pri.cur, whole genome shotgun sequence, the following are encoded in one genomic region:
- the LOC127385595 gene encoding carbohydrate sulfotransferase 9-like: protein MNQKVLVFLLPNFIFGIFLFGLFCKRQKNLTGMFPNPTEDWLAVQNDRKSTLASFCQKNNLLKLRSKLDSRVANQLFVEHKHKFIYCEVPKVGCSNWKRTIFLLQADLNAEASEIDHDHIHQTSLIKKLVSYPPAMQKEFLNNYTKVMFTRHPLERLVSAYRDKLLHSEPFYSITVANKIRAMFRKNKNSSEKVSFQEFVNFIIAKPPNALDIHWRPMFLLCDPCNIHYDILGKYETLGLDSEHVLKVIGAPESLHFPSLKRYGSEKRTNGDITLEYLRQLNSKQIEKIIKLYQMDFFLFNYTMKYEEYFSLNN from the exons ATGAACCAGAAAGTGTTAGTTTTCCTTCtgccaaattttatttttgggaTATTTCTTTTTGGGTTGTTCTGtaagagacagaaaaacctAACAG GTATGTTTCCTAATCCCACTGAAGACTGGCTGGCAGTTCAAAATGATCGCAAAAGCACACTGGCTTCTTTCTGCCAGAAGAACAACCTTCTGAAATTAAGAAGCAAATTGGATTCTCGTGTTGCAAACCAGCTCTTTGTGGAGCACAAACATAAGTTTATCTACTGTGAGGTGCCCAAGGTAGGCTGCTCCAACTGGAAGagaactatttttcttctccaagcagACTTGAATGCAGAAGCTTCTGAAATTGACCATGACCACATCCACCAAACCTCACTGATCAAAAAGCTGGTGAGTTACCCTCCTGCCATGCAAAAGGAATTTCTGAACAATTACACCAAAGTGATGTTCACCAGACATCCCTTGGAACGGCTGGTTTCAGCTTACAGAGACAAACTTCTGCACTCTGAGCCATTCTACAGTATCACTGTCGCTAACAAGATCAGGGCAAtgttcaggaaaaacaaaaattcttctgaaaaagtGAGTTTCCAGGAGTTTGTCAACTTCATTATAGCAAAGCCGCCAAATGCTCTTGACATTCACTGGAGACCAATGTTTCTGCTCTGTGATCCTTGCAACATTCACTATGATATTCTGGGTAAGTACGAAACTCTTGGGTTAGATTCTGAGCATGTGCTGAAGGTCATTGGAGCACCAGAGAGCCTGCACTTCCCCAGCTTGAAGAGGTATGGCTCAGAGAAACGAACTAATGGTGATATCACCTTGGAGTATCTCAGGCAATTGAACTCCAAGCAAATTGAGAAGATAATAAAACTGTATCAAATGGATTTTTTCTTGTTCAACTACACTATGAAATACGAGGAATATTTTTCCCTGAACAACTAA